In the genome of Ictalurus punctatus breed USDA103 chromosome 3, Coco_2.0, whole genome shotgun sequence, the window agattatgcttgTTAATTAAcattgattattagattatatttaAGTAATAATTCAAAAtgttggttttatatatattgtttgtaCTATGGGCAGTTgttgctcaggtggtagagcgggttgtctactaatcgtagggttggcggttcgattcccggcccccATGCCAaagcgtccttgggcaagacactgaaccccaagtggCTCCCGAATGCAatttagcgccttgcatggcagctctgctaccattggtgtgtgagtgtgtgtgagtgtgtgtgtgtgtgtgaatgggtgaatgagacacagtgtaaagcgtgTCGCtgtataagtgcgccatttaccatttactttattaacatatccaaatgtttgttacacatattgattacacgtcaatcaatatttctaagaccagaataaaaatgtatatagttGTGATTTCCTTCAGTgtgcatacatactgtatgtatgtcaatgtggaaatattatatattttattcaaaagaGGAGTGTAATATACTAACTTAAGGTTAAAATGACCAcactgaaacatttcagtgtcAATGAGAAATGCAAGTCTTGCCTGTTTGTAACAGTCTTCCACATGActaaatgtaaaacaaagtAGCATGGATATTTATGataattaacctttttttttggcctgAGAAATGTTAATAACCGGTTGAACAAGCTCCTGACATAGAAACTCTGCACCTTTCTTGATATAGAAAAGTACTAAATTGAAAGGCCTTTCTGAAATATAGCAATGCTGCAATCAGAAACTGTACATCTAGTTTAAATGTTACATTGTGTTCCTTTAATAACACATGCATACGTGAGATAGGAGCAATAATATGTAACCCACCTCTGTAATCCATAACCACGACATGATAGCCAAGAGCACTTAACACCTGCAACAAAATGAGACACTGGGTTTGTGGGCCGTTGTCCTATGGATTTGATTTTAAAGAGTAAAGATATTGTAGCTACTCACATTGGCAACTCCTAAACGATGTGGCGCTGctctgtttaaataaaagtacagaCACAATTGTACAGTCAATAGAATACGTAAATCATTGATCAAACATTTACAATGTGTAGGTTTCACTACAAACTGTTACAAACTGGAGGTATGAAGAAATCATGTTAATCATATTAATTTTCTATGCTGAAGTAATTTTTTAACTTGGTGGCTGAACAAAGTTCAGATTTCAAGTGCAGATTTCAATGTATCATCTACCTCATGTTAATTTGTTCAAGAATACGCTAAAGAGTAAAGATTATTTATATGGTAAAGAGCCATGAATTAAGCAATAATATGAATGAACTTAAAACAGAACTTATGATAACATAATATATCTAATAtaaaaatggtgcaaaaaagcCTTACAGGCATTTATTTTCACCAAGAAAATGATCAGTTGTATTTGCCTGATCAGCAGGTCTTTTACATTTCTGAAAGATTAACCCTGTGAATGTTATATAATCAACTGCTCTCAcactaggctttttttttttttaaactagcctAGGTAAGCAAAAATTTGAGCTGCTTATGCATCTTGACTGTATGCAGCCACAGTTTAAATTGGTACATCACACACCTTACTGCTTTTTCTAGTTACATTTCAAACCTGGAATATTGGCCATTAAATATTCCTTATCTCATAAATCTTCTCATTTGCTCACTAATAAGACTAAAATTAGCAGCATACCATGTTTTTGTATTGCTTGCCCCAACTTTAGACATAATTGGTccaaaggttaaaaaaaaaaaaaaaaaaaaaaaaaaaaaagcacttgatGTCACTCTGTGCTTTTCTGAAATTTTTCCTCCAATTTTGGATAGTCCACTGTGACCAAAAACCCTGGCAGCAACaagtttaaaaagcatctgaGGTCAATCTGCCTTGCAGCCACTTCCCACTGGAGTACACGACTTGGTTTGCATTTGGTGAACTGCAGTCATTCCAGCCCTTTCCGTATAGAATTTGTTACACAAATGTTCTAGTTTCTATACATGTTCCCACCTGTTGCCCGTATTGCCATGGAGGTAGATGAAAACAGGGGAACCATCCCCCAAAGACTGCTCGTACCACGCCAAACTTTTACCTTGAGCCTCCTTCCACTTTTGTTCAGGAACCGTGTGCCTAAAGAGGCACCATGGACAGTAAGAACAAAAAGCAGATACGTGAAATTGCTTTTACAAAATGCACAACTTACCATACTCCTAGTGTCACTCCTGCTTCTGAGGTCAGGTACATATTGACGGTGTGATTGAGACCAAGATCACAGGGACGCCTCAAGTCAACAAAGTATGTTACTGAAGAGAGATAAACAATGCTGTGGATGCAATAAACTGCACAAGTGACATTCTGTATTAAATCTGCCATATTTATAACAAATGTACATACCGGCGTGTTTATAAACCAGGTATTGTATGACACTGGGAAAGAATTGCAGAATAAATGGTGTGGCCACATACAGAGTGCAAAGGGCTATCAGTCCCCTTTTCACCCACACCCACCATGATGACCtgaaaaagaacaaatgaaCAGAGCAGCACATGACAAACACACTAGcgcttaaaaaacaaaaaaacaaaaacatgtacagTGCTACATTAGTACATACACTTACATTAATAAAGATCAAACCGCACATAGTATAAATCCagttggacaaaaaaaaataaaaaatcaggcTGGGAGAGCTGAATCATTACAGATAGATGTGGGGAAATACATAAGGGAGATAACCATGTTTGTAATtgataaaagtaaaaaaacaaacaaacaaaaaaaaaacatcagtcacCACAACTAGCTTGCATTTATTCAATGCAATATTTTAGCGTGAGTTAATTCAGTTGTGGAGGTGGGTGAATCAATGCAAACTAGCTGAGTTAGTTGTGGTGATTCAGTCATTAAGGTTTGAGttacagatcagaaggttgtgtgttCTGTTGACAGTAAATTAGGTACTGAAAACTTATTTATGTCTAGCTACAGGGCACATGTGCAATTCACCCTTAATGTAactatttattaataatgtgaTCTGAGTAGTCACTGGTAATAATTTATATCTATTAACGCATAACCTGGAATTATCTACCAAACAATAAGTGTTATAGAGTGAAAAATCTGGACTAATGTCACTAACTTGGTTTTGGTTTGCACTTCACCAGTTTCCCTTTTCACCGATTTCCCCTCAGTGCGTTTGGACGCAGCAGTTTCATCAACTCTCCTTCTCATCTCGGACTCGATGTACAACAGTGAAGAAAATCTTCAGTAGGGTGGGAGTGTTTCTGCTACTGCACACTACATCAGGCTGGATGGTAACAGATACCGTCCTGATAAATCCGCCCTTTTAGGACTTTGATCAATTTGCCTGCGTCTGAAACCGCCCACTGCTGTAGATAATAATAACACGAAATTATGGGATGGCAAAAATCAATTCACGTTGATAAGTGCGCTTTAAGATCAGCTTCTCGGGGACTCATCACGTGACTTTTGTTTTGACTGTATTTGTCTGAAATTATGGGATGCCAAACTCTTCTAAACTTGTTCAGGCTCAGAGGAAGGGGCGTATTCGTTCTGTAGGTCCAACCAATGACTTGCTCCTTCACAGCCCACACGCTAATACAGATTATTTTAAGCAGGAAAAAGCAGTCACATGTTTTACAAAGGCGGAACTTAACTGAACGAGTCAGTACATGGAAGTGAATGAGAATGATTCGTTCACTTGGAAGATTCGTTCAAAACACAGATTCATTATTCAAGTATGAAACACCATGAAAAACTCATTCGGTTCCATACACACCGagcagccataacattaaaaccacctgccaccacaacagctctgacccgtcgaggcttGGACTCCACAGGACCTCTGGACGTGTGCTGTGGcgtctggcaccaagacgttaatGCAGATCTATGGCTTTATTATTGGGGTCAGATTTCTGCACGCGCAAGAGCATATCTTGTATGGGAATAATTTCCCGTCAAAAGTTCTGCCGTCACGGATCGAAAAATAATAAGCCtgaatcaaacatttaaaaaaaaaaaaaaaaaaaaaaatgcaaaattatATTGCACATaactgaaacatgaattcaaaGTTTTTTGAATCACGCACAAAATCGTTTCCCTTGGTTACATTactgttttttgtgctttctgcTATTTATATGAGAAACCAATGAGAAGTGCTTATAGTGTTATAAGAAAGAGACAATTGAGACATTTGTATTGCACAAAAAATAATTGTCATTTATTGATTATTTCATCCCGGTGCAAGGATGATGGTAGAGAAAACTCCAGTTTTGGAGTGCATTCACAACATGCAAGAGCGCCGCCCAACCTATGTTCTTAATTGTAAGTTCACTGAAATTGACACTATAACCACTAGATGGGAGCAGAGGACCACTCTGGCTCATTCTGCTCAATAATAGTTATTTTCACaggtttttcttttgaaatgatATTTAGACATTATAAAGTCATCATAATAGCAATCACATTGTGTCAAGGTTTATCACTTCATTTGTTGATTTGAGGTAACATGGTTTGCAATCATATCACATTATgattatacagtgcatccaggaAGTCGTCACAAtacttcacttttcccacattttgttatgttacagccttattccaaaatggattaaattaattattttcctcaaaattctacaaacaataccccataatgacaacgtgaaagaagtttacttgaaatctttgcaaaatttactaaaaaaaaaaaaaaaaaaaaaaaagtacgtgtacataagtattcacggcctccctgactaaggcacTTCTCCtacgatcgctcagtttggccgggcggccggCTCCAGGAAGAGTCCtagtggttccaaacttcttccatttatggatgatggaggccactgggCACATTGGGACCTTccatgctgcagaaatgtttctgtacccttccccagatcagtaccttgatacaatcctgtctcggagaactacagacaattccttggatttcatggcttggtttgtgctctgatatgcattgttaactgtgggaccttatatagacaagGGTGTgcatttccaaatcatgtccaatcaacagGTGGAcgccaatcaagttgtagaaacgtCTCAAgcatgatcagtggaaacaggatacacctgagctcaattttgagtgtcatggcaaaggctgtgaatacttatgtacatgtgcttttttgttttttatttttaataaatttgcaaagacttcaaacaaacttctttcacgttgtcattatggggtattgtttgcagaattttgaggaaattaatgaatttaatccattttggaataaggctgtaacataacaaaatgtggaaaaagtgaagcgctgtgaatactttccggattgGTGTTCACCAAGGCACAGGTGGGTAGTTTGTGTTTTCTCAGGTGGttttccttcacatttcagcATAATGTTGCAAAATATACACCAAATCCTGCTGGATTCTGAAGCGAGCTAGTGAGGCCGTCCTAAACCTAgtgttacacacacagacacctgcggtatttggggggaaaagcttcaaataaataataaacttataATGCAcaaacttttcatttttaattgaacaagttatgattacattacataaacacattggATTAAATTGATAAAgtacataaaaacacaaaaacatttgtataaaaacgagaaaaaatattatacaaatatctaaaaattatttataaacataacATTGTTTAAAACGAtcataaatgtatgtatatattttgcactttaattaatcatatgtacgtgtgtgtctgATTAAAGTACAAATtaacctttattattattattattattattattaatataaatattaattcaataaaaatggaaaaccAAAATCTCTCTATAcactgtttatatgtttatatgtatacaAACAGTAATTACATGAACtactatttatatattattgaaatataaatatataaatatactataTGATGTGAATAAAtgatacatttaaatattaaccAACTGGTACAATATTCCAGAAAGTCatcgtttttattttcataaaataaaataatacccATAAGACTGAATGAGTAATTGATTCCGAAAAAAAACAGCGCGTAGATGTGACGTCACACGTGGCCAGGGCCACGCCTTTCAGCATGcttgtttttcagtgtttattttcaaatgtttagaatgtttattTTCAAAGGGTTCGAAGCGTACATATTCAACGCGTCGGAGCACTCAAACCAGATTTCTGAAGCTCTCAAAGTCTGGCTTACACCTGGGATTTTACTCCGAGACCATTTTCTGCACTGGGACAACTTCAATCAACTCCAGAACCGAGACATCTCTATCAgcatcatccctgcaccgagacatctctaccatcatccctgcaccacttgTGCCTTCTCAGCGATGATCTTCAGGAGGGACGAAGCGCCGCAGCTCCAGGAGGACGATCCTGAGACCGGAATGAGTGGACTGCCGGACAGCAATGGTAAGTCACCCAGTTTCCTttcagcatcacacacactttatttcgGTTTTCAGTTAAGCACAAGTACTTTAAACGCCGCATTATCAAAATAACACCAAACGGGAAACGCAATCAGCAATAGTGTTAATAGCGTTAAGAGGTTTTGGTAAAAAGCAATCTGCTCGTTATTCTTTAGCTAATGGCTCTACACACGTGAACATAGTTGTTactgtaagtaagtaagtgGCACTTCCTGTTACACATGAGCGTTTGTGTTTTTCTATTTATCGATCTATCTGACATTAATTTTCATCTGGCTATAACACTGCAAACAGACACTAAAATATGAACGCTGTCAAAACAGGCAGTTTAAAGCGGCATGATGCCACCTGCGCTCACCCTAGGCTTGAAGCGGGTTTTTATCGGACGCCGCTGGACAGGGGCGGGAACCggatatgacatcatcataCTTCAGGGCGCTGAAGTTTTCATATGCAATTACGTTTTACAGcaataaaatgtcaaacaaTATTTGAAgcgatttaaaaaacaattttgtgtttCCTTCTGTTCCTGTTTTCAACGACACCGCAAACCAGGCAGACTctctttttaagttgttttcATAATCTTTCAAAGCTGTGGTGTAAAGTACAGGATAGCTCGAGACCGCTAAAATTACCGCTtccgttttttatttttaactaaaaaGGTCACGCAGTGACTTCACGATCATCAGTTGGTCACACGTCTTCACCTGATACGATTACGTAGGTCAGAGTTCAACAAATTTGAACTTTCATCACATAGTAGCGTAGTACGGAAATTTTACGGTCCGCCGTTTCcggatgtgtgtgaatggaagTCACTGGAGCGCTAAAGCCTGGTGTGACAGCGGCATTAAACGTGTAACACTCTTAACGTACCAGCTGGCAGTGAAAGGAGAAAATAGTAGGCAGAAATGAACCACTTGGCTAATAATAAGATGGTGATAATtagcctaatgttagctaacttgttgttttggtttttttttttaaagttacataGTTTACTAAAAGTTTGGTAAGTTTTGATTCCTTTTTACTAAATGTGCAGATGTAtttcactgactacgtttacatcgAATTATTGACAATAttatgattaaggtgtttacatgagtcgcttttagaatactccttgcatgttcccgttttacatgttatagaacatagatcgattaacggcacacgtcattacatccccaAGCCATGCCgtccgatgttccctccagaatttcacgcatcaacatacagttggtcttcgttatggtaccgtatacagttttgggtgtttttatttttaatttttacgaacgcttcaagtgcagttaattatttgtcatgctgtacgtgcaaatagacgactgcttgaaaccgtggtctgcgtcccaaaccgcgtacttacctactatatagtatatagagatacatgtatttcacctactatatagcaggcaAGTAGGTGGTTTCGTTgctgtaaaacggttgagcactgtcGTGTGTGATCTTGTCCTGTCGCAagatgcggtgaaaactcccacatgatgttaataatgtgacttaaggtgtttacatgtctgtaatacacatcaataatgcgactaaaataggagtactccacatgtcttaattcgatttgtctTTATTGCGATTATGactttaatctgattaaggtaacaaaaaattgctgtttacatggtagtttcttaatcagagtactgtcttaatcgggttaatattggattattgttttccgtgtaaatgtactgactgtcTCTTCATCTCCTTTGACACAGGAACATGGAGGGAGGAAACTGTGGTGGATGTGCACCGggggaggaggagatggagggagCAGGTGAGTGATGAAGAGGACAACATTGAAGAGGCCCCTCCCCGTAGAAGACAGCGAGCGGAGTATGAGGATGCCGTTGATGAGCTGATCGACTTCATTAGTTTGGAGAGGAGCTCGTCCCGTTCCTGGCACTTATCCACTACAGTGGAGTTCATTCCATCTGCAGATGCTCCCTCCAGCAGTGAGCATTTCTGgtggaggatgatgatgagggagCAGATGAATGATGAAGAGGACAACGATGAAGAGGCCCCTCCTCTTCATGTGGAGCAGGAAGGTGACAACGGCTTAACCCCTTTGTGGAGCTTATTCCCAGCTTTGGAGTGCATTCACAACATGCAACAGCACTCTAGTAGTGAACACTTCAGGGGGAGGAGGAGACAGAGGGAGCAGATGACTGAAGAGG includes:
- the LOC128632739 gene encoding uncharacterized protein LOC128632739 isoform X1, whose amino-acid sequence is MFRMFIFKGFEAYIFNASEHSNQISEALKVWLTPGILLRDHFLHWDNFNQLQNRDISISIIPAPRHLYHHPCTTCAFSAMIFRRDEAPQLQEDDPETGMSGLPDSNGTWREETVVDVHRGRRRWREQVSDEEDNIEEAPPRRRQRAEYEDAVDELIDFISLERSSSRSWHLSTTVEFIPSADAPSSSEHFWWRMMMREQMNDEEDNDEEAPPLHVEQEGDNGLTPLWSLFPALECIHNMQQHSSSEHFRGRRRQREQMTEEDNVEEAPPKKAVCGATG
- the LOC128632739 gene encoding uncharacterized protein LOC128632739 isoform X2 encodes the protein MIFRRDEAPQLQEDDPETGMSGLPDSNGTWREETVVDVHRGRRRWREQVSDEEDNIEEAPPRRRQRAEYEDAVDELIDFISLERSSSRSWHLSTTVEFIPSADAPSSSEHFWWRMMMREQMNDEEDNDEEAPPLHVEQEGDNGLTPLWSLFPALECIHNMQQHSSSEHFRGRRRQREQMTEEDNVEEAPPKKAVCGATG